The following nucleotide sequence is from Coffea eugenioides isolate CCC68of chromosome 10, Ceug_1.0, whole genome shotgun sequence.
TCTGCTTCAAGGGCTGCAGCAGCTCCTGGAATGCCAGTTGCACCACTGCAGTTTGAGGGTGCTCTTGGATGGAAAGGATCTGCTGCCACAAGTGCTTTCCGCCCAGCATCACCTCGCCGAATTCCTGAAGCAGATAAGGCTCATTCAACTGGAGGAAGCAACAGTAGCTCAAAACAGCGTGATGGCTGTTTGGATATTGATCTGAATGCAGATGAAAGTTTATATGAAAAACCTACAGATCCTTTGTTGCAAAAACAGATTCCAGTGTCATCTGGGTTGCCTTCCGGGGAATCTTCTGTTGAAGCAAGTCCAAGACGATTAGAAAGGATTGAATTGGATCTCAACCGTGTGAGTGATGATGGTGTTGCTCCATCGGACTGGCGGACAGAGGGACTGGTCCTTCAGCAGAGGAATGGCTATCAGAGTCGATctccttcatcatcatcatcgtcTAGGCAACCTTCTCTGAGGAATATTGATCTGAATCTGAGCGATCAGCCATCTTCCATGAATGACTCTTCAGATCATCCCTTTCTAAGCAAGTTATCTCAAAGTTTTAACGCACCTGGTGCCAAAAGATCTGATGACTCTGTGATATCCATCATGGGCATGCGGGTGGAGGTGAACCGAAAAGATCCTCAATCTCTGCCTTCACTGAATGGGAGGAGTCTAGAGCCTGCACTTGATGCCAATGTGGGAAGAACAGGGGGTCTTCTTGGACCTACTGTTCCATATACTCATTCTCCAGTATATGGTTACAGTGGGCCCACTGTGGCTTTCTCCTCAGCAATGTATGGGCCTGGTGGCCCCATTCCATACATGTTGGATTCTAGAGGAACGCCTATCCCTCAAGTTATGGGCTCGGCTCCAGCTCTTCCTCCTGTCTTTTCCCACCAGCCAATTTTACTGGGCATGACTGGCACACCTGCTTTAAATGGAGCTGGGCCTCCTCGGAATAGCTTTGACCTGAACTCCGGTCTGATACTTGAGGGAGGAAACAGAGACACTGGAGGCTTAAGACAATATTTGAACCCAGGACAGCCCAGGTTGATGGATGACCCCTTCAATTCTACTAATTCACAAGCATCGACGAGTTCGGGTGCTGGTGTGAAACGCAAAGAACCAGATAGCGGGTGGGAGCTTTACCCAAGTATTAAACACAATCCACCCCCATGGAAATAGTGTGAAGTTTCCCTTTCTTGGTATGAATGAACACGGGTAGTGGACTTACAGCCTAAGTTATCGAGATAGGAGGAATTTGTACAAACAGTTTAGGAGGTGGCGGCGGGTTTGACAGAATTGAATAAAGAGGGGGATAGCGGAGAGGTCATATGATTTATGAAATTTATGCCCAAAAGGTGATTAGGTTTTAGGCTTAATTGTTTCACAATGTCTAAAAGAATTTCTTGCTTTTTCTCTTGCATTCCATAGAAAGCCATTGTTGCTACAGAGAACTGTGTTAGTTGTAGCCCTGATCCTTAATATATATCAACGAAAGTTTTACAGGAGGGGGTACCAATCAGGCATTGTGCACTCTCACAATGCCAGCCATATATGTCTCTGGTGGACAACCTGGAATACAAACACAGAAATTCACATGGATGGTGGTCTTTTCTGATACCCATGTTTCTCTTGACCGTTAGTTTTGTCATCAGTTTGACTGCTAACTAGGAAAGCCATCTGCTCTGCCTTAAAATTTGTTTCCGTCTGCCCGAAAGTTCTGTCGGACCGATCATATTCTGCGACCGACAAAGCGACAAACCAGGTCTGTTTGGTAACTCTATTTAAGGCTCGTAAACTCCCATCCATGAACTGGCCGCGTCAGGTTTGAACTCTTCGCAAGTCTAGTCTTTGAAGTTTTGAAGTTCTTCACGAGTCTAGACCGCGAGGAAATTGCACATCTGTAATTCAGAATGCATTAGATGAGGGTAAAACAAATCCGTTTCATTCATTTCACTAGTTTAGTAACGGGGTATCAAACGCTCTACGACGAAATGGGAAAGCAGGGACGACGATTACAGTCGAATCGGAGCTATTTGTTTGGAGACTAAGCAACTAGTACGATCATTATTCTTTCGAAAAAATTCTCGAAATAAGGTGCCGTCCTTTcacacttcctccttgcctgCGTGACTAAAACCAgtgaaaattttcatcaacTAAATGCAACATATGCATCGACTAATAAAGCAGAAACAACAGAATCAGAGGCCCAATTAATTCATGATTGtctccaacaaaaaaaaaatgaagaagaagaaaaactttGTTTGCCAAGCTAATAAACgaggaattttttattttttattttttacttcgATTCCCAAGTGGcttgagtttacaaaaagtcgCCAAGGATGATATCATGAGTTTGCTACTCACTACCTGAATAATTAGAGGTAAGACGTAAAACACTGTTTATGCAAAAATGAATGTACAGAAGTGAATAATTAATCACCGTCCACTGAGAAACACTTACAGCTATATTACAGCCCTactacaatttaaaaaaatatatatttgcACAAGGTCGGTCAGATGTAATTCTGAAACAAAAAACGCATCTCTACTTTCAGTGTAATCTAATCTCTCTTCTGCTTGTTCTGCTACCTCCGTTTGTACCTGCATCAGTAACAATGGTCTTAAGAACACATTTTGAATAGCATTGCTATCCCGCATTGCCCATTACTAACTTCCAGGCCCATGCAGAAGATCAAACTGCTACTGCCCAACTCAAGCAACAAGCTCAAGTCAATACATATGTGACAATATGATATACTCTCCAACCTCTGACGTCCAAAAATCTTAACATTAGGCATAACCAGATCCTATGTTTTAGTCATGAGGCAGAGTTTATCTTTGGAGTACTCAGCATTCGGCCAGTGTATCAAGACTCTACATATAGGATATGACAAGAGAAACATGACCAGATTCATACCTTGACTTGCTTTTGAATGAGGATTTCTTCTTCCCACCTCCTTGGGggtttcttttctgttttttctCACTCATGTCACTCTGAAAAAGCTCCCGCATCTCTTCCATTCTAGATTGGGTTTTCTGGGAAGAGGATGTTTGGATTTCTTTTCCACCCTTCTTGTAATTTTTCCAGCGTCAGTAGCCCTTTTCACAGCTTTCACAGC
It contains:
- the LOC113749890 gene encoding uncharacterized protein LOC113749890; protein product: METHACCPESSSPIQICSSTVVKQDTPIEQISGSRLEYTSDAEQHQKIGSAPKKLEVDRDSGVSEDAANAVGGASESGLQGNTDTEIQDPCRKTSSLGDVSAVKSGGKSGISDCTAANDHRSTVVRGKCGTDECGTFLSRIEGVREIDRVEEHISDESEDHPAEFSESGRDPNVVPNRSDTDLDYDNFDAIEVARLVAIEVKREVDCRENSGSSSDRVPGGEIQQPDSPDSACGPQKHAQEDSAGEVPTAPDLAAEASSLREEERATSAGSLDAEPINGGPEMECSQVTDVAQELPANPERGLCNFDLNQEVCSDDVDRPENPSSMPISIVSASRAAAAPGMPVAPLQFEGALGWKGSAATSAFRPASPRRIPEADKAHSTGGSNSSSKQRDGCLDIDLNADESLYEKPTDPLLQKQIPVSSGLPSGESSVEASPRRLERIELDLNRVSDDGVAPSDWRTEGLVLQQRNGYQSRSPSSSSSSRQPSLRNIDLNLSDQPSSMNDSSDHPFLSKLSQSFNAPGAKRSDDSVISIMGMRVEVNRKDPQSLPSLNGRSLEPALDANVGRTGGLLGPTVPYTHSPVYGYSGPTVAFSSAMYGPGGPIPYMLDSRGTPIPQVMGSAPALPPVFSHQPILLGMTGTPALNGAGPPRNSFDLNSGLILEGGNRDTGGLRQYLNPGQPRLMDDPFNSTNSQASTSSGAGVKRKEPDSGWELYPSIKHNPPPWK